A portion of the Musa acuminata AAA Group cultivar baxijiao chromosome BXJ1-1, Cavendish_Baxijiao_AAA, whole genome shotgun sequence genome contains these proteins:
- the LOC135676948 gene encoding tyrosine-protein phosphatase DSP3-like — translation MIFRSVGGDGGESIDVQGEDEGRKDGGSGGVPEESFLVRPSNFGIVDRGIYRSGFPAADNFRFLEGLKLRSIVYLCPEPYPEVNAEFVRSHGIRLFQFAIEGSKEPTVALPKDTIMMALRILLDVSNHPILIHCKKGKHRTGCLVGCFRKLQKWPLSSVFEEYNHFAASKARPSDLAFISNFDVSYKLRVLYIIYRFYGYGSRVKRLVYQDSSS, via the exons ATGATCTTTCGATCGGTGGGCGGTGACGGGGGTGAATCCATAGACGTGCAGGGGGAGGACGAGGGGCGGAAGGATGGAGGATCGGGAGGAGTACCGGAGGAGTCGTTCTTGGTTCGGCCCTCCAACTTCGGCATTGTGGACAGAGGGATCTACCGCTCGGGGTTCCCCGCTGCCGACAATTTTCGTTTCTTAGAAGGGCTCAAACTTCGATCCATCGT GTACTTGTGCCCGGAGCCCTACCCGGAGGTTAATGCGGAGTTCGTGCGCTCCCATGGAATTCGTCTGTTCCAGTTCGCGATCGAAGGAAGCAAG GAGCCTACTGTGGCCTTACCaaaagataccatcatgatggctCTCAGAATCTTACTTG ACGTAAGCAATCACCCTATTCTGATTCACTGCAAAAAGGGGAAG CATCGAACAGGGTGTCTTGTGGGCTGTTTCAGAAAGCTACAGAAGTGGCCCCTCTCTTCTGTGTTCGAGGAATATAACCACTTCGCTGCTTCCAAAGCTCGACCGTCAGATCTGGCTTTCATCAGTAACTTCGATGTCTCATACAAGCTGCGTGTACTCTATATCATCTACCGCTTCTATGGATATGGTTCCCGAGTCAAGCGCTTGGTCTACCAAGATAGCTCCTCATGA
- the LOC135624526 gene encoding F-box protein At5g39250-like: MTRDWLHGEVLKAVFPLLDGKDLASCMLVCHHWRDIARDEYLWKCICAKRWPSICKRPPPAISYYKLFVTFSRSQFNQSLPPARLSFDDLEFYIDVWLEQTLVFSEAVSGAALTTGIKNPLVDGADYKMIMQVEPRFALSLGQRISVSVLLARKDTNEMACIINQSVFEYVDANAFQALAYDYLRFSAGHPFISGVRAWVSLLFMANSYNNVVDVFGIKIDFCDAANSENEVLWLLDMLDWK; encoded by the coding sequence ATGACCAGAGATTGGTTACATGGTGAAGTTTTGAAGGCTGTCTTCCCTTTACTTGATGGCAAGGACCTAGCTTCATGCATGCTGGTATGCCATCATTGGAGAGATATTGCTAGGGATGAATACCTTTGGAAATGCATCTGTGCCAAGAGATGGCCTTCTATATGCAAAAGACCACCTCCAGCCATAAGCTATTACAAGCTTTTTGTAACCTTTTCCAGGTCCCAATTCAATCAGTCTCTTCCCCCTGCAAGACTATCCTTCGATGATTTGGAATTTTACATCGATGTCTGGTTGGAACAAACATTGGTATTCTCTGAAGCAGTCTCGGGCGCTGCGCTGACGACAGGGATAAAGAACCCACTTGTCGATGGTGctgattacaaaatgataatgcaAGTGGAACCAAGGTTCGCTCTCTCTTTGGGGCAGAGAATCAGTGTGTCTGTTCTCCTGGCCCGCAAAGACACAAACGAGATGGCATGCATCATAAACCAATCAGTCTTTGAGTATGTGGATGCTAATGCTTTTCAAGCACTCGCCTACGACTATCTAAGATTTTCAGCTGGACATCCATTCATATCTGGGGTCAGGGCTTGGGTGTCCTTGCTATTTATGGCGAATAGCTACAACAATGTCGTAGATGTTTTTGGCATCAAGATAGATTTTTGTGATGCTGCAAACTCTGAGAATGAAGTCTTGTGGCTTCTAGACATGCTAGACTGGAAATGA